A stretch of DNA from Catenulispora acidiphila DSM 44928:
GGCTCCGGATGGGCGGGTGGTGTTCGTGGCGAAGTGTCCGACGTCGGCCTCGTCGCAGTCGACCAGCCTTTATGAGCTGGATCCTGGTGCCGGGGCGGCTCGGCAGCTGTCTGTCGGCGGGGTGGATCCGCAGTTCTCGCCGGACGGCAGCCGGTTGAGCGTCGTCGTCACCGGGGCGAGCGGTCGGATGGGGCTGGCCGTCATGGCGTTGCCGGCCTCGCAGGTCTTGGTGCCGCGGGTCATCGCGGATGCGGGCGTGCTGGAGGGCAACGACGACGTCACCGCCTGGTCTCCGGACGGAGCGCAGCTGCTGGTGCGCGCGGCTGAACCGGCGAGTGGAAGCGACTATCGCTACAGCATTCAGGTCGTCGACGCGCGCGTTGGCGGCGCTGACCGCACCGTCGCCAGCGAGACCGTCATGCCTTCCGCTGGCTTGTTCAGCCCGACATGGCAGGCGGCGACGGCGCCTGCGGCTGGACGTCCGATTCTCGATCGCATCGGGGGAGCCGACCGCACCGCTACCGCGATCGCCGCGTCGCAGTGGTCTTACGACACGGCGGGGACCGGTGGCCGGCAGGCGAACGTCGCCGTCCTCAGCCGAGACGATGCCTTTGCTGACGCGCTCGCCGGTAATGCTTTGGCAGCGGAGAAGCGCGGCCCGCTGCTCCTGACCGCTACGCGCGGGCTGGACCCCCGAGTCGCTGCCGAGCTGAAGCGAGCTCTGGCTCCGGGCGCGATCGTCTACGTACTCGGCGGGCCGCAGGCGCTTGATTCCTCGATCGACGAGGCGGTGGGCAAGCTGGGATTCCAGCCGCAGCGGCTGGCCGGGCAGACCCGGTACGGCACCGCGGTCGCGATCGCGAAGGAGATCGCGCCGAACGGACCGCACACGGTCATGGTCGCCACCGGCGCCGACTTCCCCGACGCGCTGACCGCCGGAACCGCAGCCTCCCAGGACCTGGCCGGCGGCGTCGTGGTCCTGTCCGACGGCGGTTCGCTGCCCGCTGAGACTCGTGCCTACCTCGGTGGGATCGACCCGAGAAGGGCGAGCATCTACGGCGTCGGCGGGCAAGGGGTGGAGGCGCTGGCGTCGGCGCTGCCGGCATGGCGTGGTCTGGTCACCCCGCTGGCGGGTCGTGATCGCTTCGCGACCGCGTCCGCGGTGGCGCACAGCAAGCTGTTCGGCCTAGACGCCCCGGTCACGATGGCGGGCGTCAGCACCGGTGAGATGTGGCCGGACGCGCTGGCCGGCGGCGCACTTCTGGGTGTGCAGCACGGTCCGTTGCTTCTCGCCGGTCCGACGGGCCTCACCCCCGAAGAGACGGCGTTGCTGACTGCCAGTCACCTCACGGGTCTCGCCGTTTTCGGTGGCGTGGCGGCGGTACCTCCGGCGACTGCGGCTCAGGCGGGTGACGCTGCGTTCGGCGCCGGGGCTTGGAGCGAGGCTGTCGACCGGAAGGCGCCGACGCTGAGGTAATGAGGCAGTGAGAAAGTCAGGCAGTGAGGCAATAAGAGAGTGAGGCAGGGCTAGCGAAGCCCGGAGTCACAGAGAGCAACTTCTGGTCAAGGCCAGCGCCTCCCGCACCGTGATCCAAGGACCGGTTAGTATTGGTGCTGTCGTCAATAGCGTCAGCATGATGCTGGAGGCGCAAGACTCGCTGGCTTAAGCAGCACCCTGGTTTTGCCGGCGTCTGACCGCCGCTTTCCACTTCGTGACGATCTCCGAAGCCAGGAAGGCGGCGGTCGCGACGCATACCGACAGCAGCGTCCACATCGCGCCCCAGGCGGCGCCGGCGCCGGTGCCGACGAGGAGCACCGCGGCCGCGCCGACCAGCCAGCGCGAGGCGCCGGACCATTCGCTGACCCTGCGGAGCAGGGCCATGGCGGTCAGGAATCCGGCTACCGGGACCGCCAGCATCAGGGCCATGACGGTGTGGCTCAGTGCTCCGCCGCCGCGCGCCACCTGGTCCAGCAGGGCTGCCAGGGTGCCGCCGATCGCGGTGAGGGTGCCGTAGATGAAGTAGTGGCCGTAGCCCCAGACGAAGGTGATGCGGACGCGCGTCAGGTCGAACTCGCCGAGGAAGCCGAAGTACAGCCACCACAGGCAGAAGGCCAGGACGCCCGCGCTGATCGCGCCGACCATCAGGGTCGCGAGGTGCTGGTGGTCCGACAGCGCGGTGTTGAAGGCCTCTGAGGCGACCAGGACCATCTCGCCGAGGATGATGATCGTGAACAATCCGTAGCGTTCCTCGACGTGCTCGGAGTGCGGCAGGGGTGCTCCCTCCGCTGCCTCTGCCCACGCCGGGACCAGCAGCTCGATGAGAGCTCCTAGTATGAAGAACGGGATGGTCTGCAGCGGGGTCAGGTCGCGGATGCCGAAGCCGAAGACGACCCAGCCGACTTGGACGCCCAGGATTCCGTACGCCCAGCGGTTGCAGAAGGGGCGCAGTTCGGGATTGGCGTGGCTGGCGCGCAGCCATTGCGCCGCCATCACCAGGCGGATCATGACGTAGCAGCCCACGACGATGCGGAAGTCGTCGCTCTCGAACACGTACGGGATTCCCGAGGCGAGGCCGAGGGACGCCAGGAGCTGGACCAGGACCAGCAAGCGGTAGGGCACGTCGTCGGGGTCGAAGAAGTTCGCAAACCAGGTGAAACCCATCCAGGCCCACCAGACGCCGAACATCATCTCGACGAAGGAGATGATCCCGTGTTCCAGGTGGCCGTCGATCACCGCGTGGTGCCACTGCTGGGCGATCGTGCTGATCGTGACCACGAAGACCAGGTCGAAGAACAGCTCGAGCGTGGTGGCGGTGCGCCCCTGTTCGGTGGGGTCGCGCAGCAGGATCGGCCGGATCAGGACGACAGGGGTGGACGCCATAGCTGCATTAAAGAGCACGGACGCCCCGTCGGGACGCAAGCGCTCTGCGTCGGGACGGGGCGTGCCGCATCAGCGCTCGGCGAGCGCTGGGTCAACCGTGTTCCGGTACTGCTCAGTACCAGCTGTGGGACTGCCAGAAGGACCAGGCGCCGCACGGCGAGCCGTAGCGCGAGTCCATGTACGACAGCACCCACTTGATCTGGGTGGTCGGGTTGTTCTCCCAGTCCGACCCCGCCGAGGCCATCTTGCTGCCCGGCAGCGCCTGCCCGAGGCCGTACGCGCCCGAGGAGGGGTTGGTCGCGTGCACGTTCCAGCCCGACTCCCGCTCGACGATGTTCGCGAAGCACGCGAACTGGCCGGAGGGCACGATCGACTGGGCGATCGCGTACGCCGAACCGTACGAGCCGCTGGGCGTCGTCGGCTTCTGCGTCGGTGTCTTGGTCGGCGTCGGCGTCGACGTCGGTTTCGACGAAGTGCTCGAGGTCGCGCTCGGCAGCGGCTGGCGCTGCTGGTCGCGGTTCGCGGCGGCGGCCGCGGCGGCGCGCTGGTCGGCGGCGGCCTTGTCGGCTGCCGCCTTCTGCGCGGCGGCCTTGGCGGCGGCATCGGCTGCCGCCTTGTCCGCTGCGGCCTTCGCCGCGGCGTCCGCTGCCGCCTTGTCCGCGGCTGCCTTGTCTGCCGCCGCCTTCTCGGCTGCGGCCTTGGCGGCGGCGTCGGCCTGCGCCTTGTCGGACGCGGCCTTCTCCTCGGCCGCGAACTGCGCGGCTGCCACCTGCTTGTTGTGATTCGAGACGTCGTTCGCGTGGACCGCGTACGTGCTGCCCGCGCCTGCCAGGACCATTGTTCCCGCTGCGGCGACCGCGGCTATTCGGGAGGTCTTGGTGGGGAGCCTGGCGGTCATGAACGACAGGGTCTTGCTTGCCGCTGTGGACGCGGCGCCCGCGATCCCGGATTTCGGGTCCTGCGAGGTGGGGTTGTGCTCGGGGTCGTGCTCGTGCTCAGAGCCGGTATGGCTGGACAAGAGGTGCCTTTCGCAGTGCCTCACCCCTTTTCGACGGCCGTTTCCGCACAGCAGCGGATTCGTCCGCGGCGTGTGGGAAGAGACGGCCGGCTCCCTCATGGAGCGGCGCATGGGCGAACGGACAGGCGGCACCGTCGCCACCCCATCCACCCTCCGGTGGATCGATATCCGTCAAGGACCTTGGTCCCGCGAGCCCGAGCGCGGGGTCTTCCAAAAATCGACCCTCTCCCGGAAGTGAGATCGAACTCAAGCCGGGAGAGGGTCGGGAAAATCACAGTGCATTGAGTTATGTGTCGGTCACCGTCTGGGACGGTGACCGGTCAGTGCCGGTTTCTGTCGGCTTAGTAGCCGACCCAGCAGGAGCCGCCGCAACGCTGAGCGACCACGTTGTCCAGCGAACCGTAGGTCGCCGCGGCGTACCGGGCGCCGGCGATGATGTTGTCGACCGGGTTGTAGATGTTGCCGTGGCCCGAGAGCTTGAAGGCGTTGAACGTCGGCTGGATCACCTGGAGCAGACCGATGGACGGGGTGCCCTTGGCGGCGTTGGAGTCCCAGCCGTTGACGGCGCTCGGGTTGCCCGCGGACTCGTGCATCGCGGCCTGGTAGACGGCGTTGTAGGAGGTCGGGGTGCCGTTGGCGTCCAGGATGGCGACGGCCTGCTTGATCCAGCCGTCCAGGTTGTTGGCGTAAGAAGGAGCCGCGGGGGCGGCCTTGGCGGCGGCAGCCTTCGCGGCGGCGGCCTTCGCGGCGGCAGCCCGCTGGGTCGCGGCCTTGGCAGCGGCGGCCTTGTCGGCAGCAGCCTTGTCCGCGGCGGTCTTCTCAGCAGCAGCCTTCTGCGCGGCGGCCTTGGTGGCGGCGTCGGCAGCGGCCTTGTCGGCGGCAGCCTTGTCCGCGGCGGCCTTGTCAGCGGCCGTCTTCGCCGCGGCGTCCGCGGCGGCCTTGTCGGTGGCGGCCTTCTGAGCGGCGGCCTGGGCGGCGGCGGCAGTGTCGGGCAGGGCGGCGCGCTGCGCGCTGCGGTTGGCGGCGTCGGCGGCGGCCGCGCGCTGGGCCACGGCGTCCTGGTCGGACTTCGTGGAGATCGCGGCGGCGCTGACGACGGCCTTGTCGGACTTGGCGGACGAGGCGTGGGCGGCCACACCGGTGGCGACGAAGGCGCCGGTGACGGCGAGAGCGCCGGTGATGGCCAGGGCCTTCGTCCGGGAAATACGCATACCGGACACAGAATTCCGCACGGAGAACAAAGGGAGCCTTCCGAAGTGGGTTCACCCCGCTGCGGCTCGACACACACGCCTGGTAGCAGGCAGTGATGCTGCGCTGACTCGTCGGAGTCATTGCAGTCGAGTGCGAAAGTCGAGCCGGGAAAACTCCCTGTTCTCGCTTCCGGCGCCGGCGGCCGTGAGGCCCTGGATCGTCGAATGCGATTGCCAGACGCGGGGTCTTACGCATTCGACGATGCAGGGCCTTTGGTCCCTTTTCAACTCAATCGGGCGTGTCCTGCGTCACAGTGAACGCAGCGTGATACCCCCAGCACGAGGGGGGTCCGCAGTCAAACCGCCAGTTCCTCCAGCAACTCTGTCACCAAAGCGGCGATAGGGGACCTTTCGCTCCTGCTGAGAGTTACATGGGCGAATAGGGGGTGCCCCTTGAGTTTTTCCACCACCGAGACGATGCCGTCGTAACGCCCCACACGCAGATTGTCACGCTGCGCCACATCGTGGGTGAGAACGACACGCGATCCGGTCCCGATCCGGGACAGAACCGTCAGTAGCACATTGCGTTCAAGGGATTGCGCTTCGTCGACGATGACGAAGGAATCGTGCAATGACCGCCCGCGGATATGCGTGAGCGGGAGCACTTCCAGCATTCCCCGGTCGACCACTTCGTCGATGACGGCCTGGGACGTCAGCGCGGACAGGGTGTCGAACACCGCCTGTCCCCACGGCGACATCTTCTCGTTCTCGGTACCGGGCAGATAGCCCAGCTCCTGGCCGCCGACCGCGTATAACGGCCGGAACAC
This window harbors:
- a CDS encoding aggregation-promoting factor C-terminal-like domain-containing protein, which codes for MSSHTGSEHEHDPEHNPTSQDPKSGIAGAASTAASKTLSFMTARLPTKTSRIAAVAAAGTMVLAGAGSTYAVHANDVSNHNKQVAAAQFAAEEKAASDKAQADAAAKAAAEKAAADKAAADKAAADAAAKAAADKAAADAAAKAAAQKAAADKAAADQRAAAAAAANRDQQRQPLPSATSSTSSKPTSTPTPTKTPTQKPTTPSGSYGSAYAIAQSIVPSGQFACFANIVERESGWNVHATNPSSGAYGLGQALPGSKMASAGSDWENNPTTQIKWVLSYMDSRYGSPCGAWSFWQSHSWY
- a CDS encoding transglycosylase SLT domain-containing protein, with product MRISRTKALAITGALAVTGAFVATGVAAHASSAKSDKAVVSAAAISTKSDQDAVAQRAAAADAANRSAQRAALPDTAAAAQAAAQKAATDKAAADAAAKTAADKAAADKAAADKAAADAATKAAAQKAAAEKTAADKAAADKAAAAKAATQRAAAAKAAAAKAAAAKAAPAAPSYANNLDGWIKQAVAILDANGTPTSYNAVYQAAMHESAGNPSAVNGWDSNAAKGTPSIGLLQVIQPTFNAFKLSGHGNIYNPVDNIIAGARYAAATYGSLDNVVAQRCGGSCWVGY
- a CDS encoding low temperature requirement protein A, giving the protein MASTPVVLIRPILLRDPTEQGRTATTLELFFDLVFVVTISTIAQQWHHAVIDGHLEHGIISFVEMMFGVWWAWMGFTWFANFFDPDDVPYRLLVLVQLLASLGLASGIPYVFESDDFRIVVGCYVMIRLVMAAQWLRASHANPELRPFCNRWAYGILGVQVGWVVFGFGIRDLTPLQTIPFFILGALIELLVPAWAEAAEGAPLPHSEHVEERYGLFTIIILGEMVLVASEAFNTALSDHQHLATLMVGAISAGVLAFCLWWLYFGFLGEFDLTRVRITFVWGYGHYFIYGTLTAIGGTLAALLDQVARGGGALSHTVMALMLAVPVAGFLTAMALLRRVSEWSGASRWLVGAAAVLLVGTGAGAAWGAMWTLLSVCVATAAFLASEIVTKWKAAVRRRQNQGAA
- a CDS encoding cell wall-binding repeat-containing protein, which encodes MAKCPTSASSQSTSLYELDPGAGAARQLSVGGVDPQFSPDGSRLSVVVTGASGRMGLAVMALPASQVLVPRVIADAGVLEGNDDVTAWSPDGAQLLVRAAEPASGSDYRYSIQVVDARVGGADRTVASETVMPSAGLFSPTWQAATAPAAGRPILDRIGGADRTATAIAASQWSYDTAGTGGRQANVAVLSRDDAFADALAGNALAAEKRGPLLLTATRGLDPRVAAELKRALAPGAIVYVLGGPQALDSSIDEAVGKLGFQPQRLAGQTRYGTAVAIAKEIAPNGPHTVMVATGADFPDALTAGTAASQDLAGGVVVLSDGGSLPAETRAYLGGIDPRRASIYGVGGQGVEALASALPAWRGLVTPLAGRDRFATASAVAHSKLFGLDAPVTMAGVSTGEMWPDALAGGALLGVQHGPLLLAGPTGLTPEETALLTASHLTGLAVFGGVAAVPPATAAQAGDAAFGAGAWSEAVDRKAPTLR